The nucleotide window agccctcgaATGTTTACGTTCTCTCAATTTGATCCTAAGtctaaaaaattaaacaaatttagcCTCCAATGTTTCACATTctctcaatttgatcctaaatttaaaaattcaacaaatttagccctcaacgtatacaaaatttgtcattttagttctaattctaaaaattataaaatatattaaaatttttaaaatatttttatatttacttttaaattttttaaattttatatttactttTCTCATCAACCAAACATGtgaaaaacctaaaattaaagttatttttattcaatctcttttatttagtctttttttctttttttacattGTTCATCTCATATGCCtaattaaaatccaaaaatagGGTCAAAAGTAACAAGTTTATAAACCCCAAATAATAGTTGGGTTGATGACGCCAACTTCGATATCCTTACTCTTTACTACAGAGATGGTACCAGTTTCAAGCTCTAATATTCTCGTGTGGTTTATCATTTCTAGCTCAAGTATGCCATGACATTTGATATTTGCAACTTTATAAAAGTCATTTTGGtacaaaaatctttaaaatattctcatatataattttttaaaaaattataagttatattacaaaaatctttaaaatattctcatatatatattttttaaaaatatatttttataagttatatttacttttaaaatttttaagatttttataatttttataaattgggAGTAAAATAACAAATTATAAgagctaaatttgttgaattttttatttatgatAAATTGATCAAATGTGTAAACAATGGTGAGTTCAATTTATTTTTGAGCCAATAAAACAAAACGATTTCCATTAAGTAAATAATGAAAGAGTAAGTAAAATATTTACTTTAAAGAAAATTAATAGTTGCATAATCATAATCAAGAATTAATTGTATAATTAATTGACCATTCTTATAATTTACCTGATCTCTAATTTCTTTAAAAATCCAAACTATTAACACCCAATTCGTCGAAGTTCACATCAAATTGTGAAATCAAATTCTAACGATTTGATTTATCCAAATAAATTACATTcatagtttcttttttttttattttttattttttacttactAATTCAAAAGTAAAGTGCTTTTCACGTGCAATCCAAATTTTTATGTGTATTGAAGGGTTAGCCCAATCGATCTTTTTGTAACAAGGACAAAGTGAGTGAGAGTGACCATCTTTAAACCTTTCGTTACCCGATAAACAAAGGCATTGAAGGGTTTACATAAGATAATGGAGACGAAGAAATCTAATTTCCTTGTGGAAAAGAAAACAAAGTCTCCTATAAATATGGTTCTCCGTAACAtcaaaactcaaatccaattttGCCTAAACCCAATTCTTCTATTTTCAGTTTAATCAAAACTCATCCTTGCTTGCTGTTGCAGTTGCTGTTCAATCTTCTCCCATGAGTTCTTCCAGGGAGAACTCATCCTCTTCAATGATTTTCCCATCTTTCCCATCCCATGCTTCTGTCTTTACGATGTTCAGACCGCCATTCAGAGGTAAATTTCCCTTCCCTCCTCTCCCGGCTTCCTTAACAAATTCACTGAaacacatttttttatttattgcgTATTCAAGATTATTGTTCATTCGCAAGAGGTGGGGTAATAATATTCAGGACAATGCAGGAAATCGAACACTTACATGATATGCTCAAGCTCAAATGCACTTCTGAGCGGAGCATATGCTCCTTTCTTCACATTCAAGGCTACAAGAGCTGGATACCCATACCCACCGACACCTACACACTTCTCAAGATCTGGTTGCTTACCAGCAGCTGCCCAAACATAGCTGCACACATATTTGATGATTTATAATGATAATGAAAAAAGAACAGGAGACAAGCCTTGATTTTAACTTCTATTTACTTGCCTGTAAGGGTTTCTTTTAAATTTCTCTGCAACTGACAATAACATCTCCAGGTACTTGTTCCTGCCTTCTGCCTTGGAGTCTAAAATATCAGGTAAGAAAGCAACAAAGCATATGGCAGCCGAACCACATTTGTCCTCCATGACATCCTACTTGCAAAGATTGTACTTCTCAGCAAACAACTCCATGGcttgaaaaacaaaaatgaatTTATTGTCGAAACAAAGGTGCGAGACTTACTGGGCCAATCACCTCCGTCACTTCAGCAGGTCCAACATTTGTTTCGAGCTGCTCCAGAGCAAATGATTCAATTGAAGATGCAGCTCTAGCACCCTCGTAGAGAATTGGACCATCTTTGTCTGCACCAAATGCTAAGATGGTAGGAAATTCTTGCACCTTGTACCTGCTCATGAGAGACTGCTAACGACACCCCATTAAAACAGCATCAAAACATATAAAAATCCAGAAGCACTTATATAGAGAAAAGAGAAACAATCCCTTTTCTAATCTAAAAATGTTTCATGGGAAATGGAAATTTAATGTCCAAATGGAGAAAGAGTCATATTTAATTCAGAAAAGCATTCATAAAATATTTTCTGGGTATGATAACATTCTCAGATTACAGCTAGCTAGTCATAAACTTGCAATATCAAGTTTCAAACCTCAAAGCAATTAAGGAAAAATTTTACTGCATAAATTTCCAACTACAAAGTCGTGAATTGTGGCTCtttcaagtaaaattatatttaaatagtaCCTTTTCTGAATCGCAGTCAACGTGACCAAGCTTCACCTTCCCCTTCAAGTTATTAGCAGCCATCTTCCACTCAGGAGCAAGTTTTTTACAGTGTCCACACCTGTAAGGAAGTATTGATATGGTAGTAATCACAATAATCAGAAGATAAGAATTAGAAACTTAAAGAACTATGTCAGCAAGAATTGAGTTGGTTGgtacaaaatttcatttaaaaattattagaacCAATTAATATATGCCATTGCATTGAGATTGATTTAATCCTATTGGTTTTCGATTGCAACCTCTGCattgttttttattttctaaaccaaAATAAACTTACTGCAATCAATTTTACAACTTTGGAGATATGTTCGTACAGGAAAAGTCAATTGTTTTATCTATTTGACTTTAGTAAGTTCAAGTCAATTACTAATTGTTCATGACTACATTCGAGAAAACTAGTACACAATTAAATATAAGATACATGGCTATTTCAAccatttattctttatggttgcGGTACTGTTTATTTGAGTTTACTGTTCTAGTTGCTATGCACCTTTACTAGCTTATGCTAAAATAAGCAGAGAAAGAGCTGAACTCAGAAATTGCTAGTTACGTGTCATTcaggattttcttttctttttacaatCTTTATTTTACCCTATGTTTGGATTAACTATAttaaaggaaaagaaaggagggttAAGGAGAGAAAAGGATTACCTATTATTTTGTTTGGATAGTTAAAATTATTAAAGGAAAAGAAAGTAAAGTAATGTTAATAATCTTTGTCTGGTTAACCTgtggaaaggaaaggaaaagatttattatgattttttttacaattatgaccctttataaaataatttatatagaaaatgaagataaaaaaaaatttacatcTTAAAAAATCCTTTTCGTTTCCTTACTCTAGTTTTTACCCCAAACTGGGGTAAATGAAAACTAAGTATTTTAAAGGAAAGTAAGGGATACTCAATTTCCCTTACTTTCCCTTGCTTAAAACAAATATACCGATCCAAACAAGGGAAAGATTCTTCCTTTCCCTTATTTTCCCTTTCGTTTCCCTCTCCTTACCCCAACCATATAAAtactattcttttctttttagcattctttttttaaaagaaaatcaaaCATAAAAAGCCTTGACAACAAACAAAGGATCAAAATATGTTTACATCACAAGAAACATAAACAACATTTCAAACTTGCAGTTGCATGCATGCGTGTCTACCGTGATCATGGATGACAACGGATCAGGTATTTACTGCTTTTTATGTATCCCTATCTGAATCCAATTACTTTTCATGGTTCAGATATCAGATATCTAAAGGCTGCCATCTGAATCCAACATGATAGTAATATCCTATCCAAATCTGAAACTAACCAATTCTAGATTATCCAAATctggaaaaaaaaacaaagagatTGAATAGTGCAGGATATCCAATTTTAATAATCCATTGGCATTCCTAGTCAGAGATGCTAGTGAAGCATTGTGCTTTGATGTGTGTTAGATTAATAATTAACATGCTTACCAAGGTGCAAAAAACTCCACAAGCCAAAGTTCTTTACTTTTGAGCACCAATTCATCAAAGTTGCGGGAATTTAATTCTACTGATGCACTGGGTTGAGATTTCTCACCGGATCCTTCAGAAGCTTTCCCAGCCAAACGGTCTTTCAAGAGGGCTTTTACCTGTATAATACATAATAGTTAGTAATAGTTCAACTCATGTCATAGAAAGAACGTTTAATAGTATAAAAGTGATACACATGCACTTCacttttaaactttttaaaaatgaGCTTCATATTCTTAGTCCATAATAGACAGATCAGCATAATAGACAGCCAAAATGGCACCGTGAGACATATTTAGATATATAGGCACAACTTATACATGTATGGCACCCACCATAGATATATAAACACATTTTTTTCCTACATAGTCTCATGAAATTAGTACCAATGAGAATTTCTACTAAACAAGCAGGCATATGACATGGGTAGATTGGAATCAGATTCAAGCAGTAGGCTGAGGGAATGTGTCTGAGAAGTGACAAAGGTATTGTTCAATTTTCCATATGCTTTTCCATATACATATGCAATGCAAATAGATAGGGAAAAAGACATAGTAGCAGTTGCATGGCACATCAAATTCAACTATTACTAAATATTCGCCATCAGCAGCATCTTGTCAAATGTCAGTAGTTCTTTTCTTAAAGTGAAATTACACACTAATGCAGATCATTACCACCACAAAACCAATTCTGTCTTTTTTGATAGAtgcaaattattttaaaaaagtaaaaGATTTGAATTGAATAACATTATCATCCTGCCACAACATATATATGATCCAATAAAATCATGATTCTTCAATCAATCAACATACTGCAGCAGACCTGCTGGAGGGCAAATTCTGCAATAGGTTTGACATCCCTTGCTCCCTGATAATCTACTGGAGGCTTTCCAGGTGCAAACACCTTTATTGTCGGAAACCCTCTAATCCCATATTCCTGTGTAGCAATCAGAAAAAAGACTATAAGCACATAAATTAGAAGTGACAAAAGAATTTCAAATCAGATACTAGATGATTATACGAAACAGAGAATCCCATCCAAATTGCAATATGCCTAAGGTTTCATATCATTTCTAcatttaaaattttcagcaaggcgaaaaaagaaaagaacagcCCTAATCAAGGGAAGAAAATGCA belongs to Gossypium arboreum isolate Shixiya-1 chromosome 7, ASM2569848v2, whole genome shotgun sequence and includes:
- the LOC108454067 gene encoding protein disulfide-isomerase like 2-2-like, with the protein product MPRPKSPVSIALSFLFTFFSISNAFYGPSSPVLQLTPSNFKSKVLNSNGVVLVEFFAPWCGHCQALTPTWEKAANVLNGVATVAALDADAHQSLAEEYGIRGFPTIKVFAPGKPPVDYQGARDVKPIAEFALQQVKALLKDRLAGKASEGSGEKSQPSASVELNSRNFDELVLKSKELWLVEFFAPWCGHCKKLAPEWKMAANNLKGKVKLGHVDCDSEKSLMSRYKVQEFPTILAFGADKDGPILYEGARAASSIESFALEQLETNVGPAEVTEVIGPDVMEDKCGSAAICFVAFLPDILDSKAEGRNKYLEMLLSVAEKFKRNPYSYVWAAAGKQPDLEKCVGVGGYGYPALVALNVKKGAYAPLRSAFELEHIIEFVKEAGRGGKGNLPLNGGLNIVKTEAWDGKDGKIIEEDEFSLEELMGED